From the Aphelocoma coerulescens isolate FSJ_1873_10779 chromosome 10, UR_Acoe_1.0, whole genome shotgun sequence genome, one window contains:
- the DTWD1 gene encoding tRNA-uridine aminocarboxypropyltransferase 1 isoform X2 — protein sequence MSFIHPRDVPADVLSCPRTAAGVWRVPSTGSDLPGVVDELTMSLNSSILLNEDNAQGPKRNTECLESLELQTPSSFQDNPFQQLQLASQEVLEKAKKSGRSKCPRCNSSRMFYCYTCFVPVETVPTKEIPTVKLPLKIDIIKHPNETDGKSTAVHAKLLAPDDVTIYKYPCIPEYEEKRHEIALIFPGPNSVSVKDIAFHLQKYTKKGACATDDDCFREPLLKQAKIEPEEGKNPHQCISSSRSEGTRLKKIIFIDSTWNQTNKIITDERLQGLLQIELKTRKTCFWRHQKGKPDTYLSTIEAIYYFLVDYHQEILKESYNGQYDNLLFFFSFMHTLIKDAKCCAGKEPDVLTVMSTFPEMGLEDLTPLAIRSDLV from the exons ATGAGCTTTATACATCCCCGAGATGTCCCGGCCGACGTTCTGAGTTGTCCCAGAACTGCAGCTGGAGTGTGGAGGGTACCCTCCACCGGCAGTGATTTACCGGGGGTTGTAGATGAG CTAACCATGTCTTTAAATTCATCTATACTTCTAAATGAAGACAATGCTCAAGGACCAAAAAGAAATACTGAGTGTTTGGAAAGCCTAGAACTGCAGACTCCATCATCATTTCAAGATAACCCATTTCAACAATTACAGTTAGCATCCCAGGAAGTactggaaaaggcaaaaaagagcGGGAGATCAAAATGCCCCCGATGCAATAGCTCAAGGATGTTTTATTGTTATACATGCTTTGTTCCTGTTGAAACTGTCCCTACCAAAGAAATTCCAACTGTGAAG TTACCTTTGAAGATTGATATTATTAAACACCCAAATGAAACTGATGGCAAAAGCACTGCTGTGCACGCTAAGCTCCTGGCACCTGATGATGTTACCATTTATAAATATCCTTGCATCCCAGAATATGAGGAAAAGAGACATGAA aTAGCACTTATATTTCCTGGCCCCAATTCAGTTTCAGTAAAAGATATTGCTTTCCATCTCCAAAAGTACACTAAGAAAGGTGCCTGTGCTACTGACGATGACTGTTTCAGAGAGCCACTTCTTAAACAAGCAAAAATAGAacctgaagaaggaaaaaatccacATCAATGCATCTCAAGCAGCAGGAGTGAAGGCACTAGactgaagaaaataatatttattgaCAGTACCTGGAATCAAACTAACAAGATAATAACTGATGAACGACTTCAAG GATTACTGCAAATTGAGTTGAAGACAAGGAAAACTTGCTTTTGGCGTCATCAGAAGGGAAAGCCAGATACATACCTTTCCACAATAGAAGCAATTTATTATTTCCTTGTGGACTATCATCAGGAGATTTTGAAAGAGAGCTACAATGGACAATATGataatctgctttttttcttttcctttatgcATACATTGATTAAAGATGCCAAGTGTTGTGCAGGAAAAGA GCCTGATGTGCTCACTGTGATGAGCACATTTCCTGAGATGGGACTGGAGGACTTGACCCCTCTTGCCATAAGAAGTGATCTCGTTTAA
- the DTWD1 gene encoding tRNA-uridine aminocarboxypropyltransferase 1 isoform X1, whose translation MSLNSSILLNEDNAQGPKRNTECLESLELQTPSSFQDNPFQQLQLASQEVLEKAKKSGRSKCPRCNSSRMFYCYTCFVPVETVPTKEIPTVKLPLKIDIIKHPNETDGKSTAVHAKLLAPDDVTIYKYPCIPEYEEKRHEIALIFPGPNSVSVKDIAFHLQKYTKKGACATDDDCFREPLLKQAKIEPEEGKNPHQCISSSRSEGTRLKKIIFIDSTWNQTNKIITDERLQGLLQIELKTRKTCFWRHQKGKPDTYLSTIEAIYYFLVDYHQEILKESYNGQYDNLLFFFSFMHTLIKDAKCCAGKE comes from the exons ATGTCTTTAAATTCATCTATACTTCTAAATGAAGACAATGCTCAAGGACCAAAAAGAAATACTGAGTGTTTGGAAAGCCTAGAACTGCAGACTCCATCATCATTTCAAGATAACCCATTTCAACAATTACAGTTAGCATCCCAGGAAGTactggaaaaggcaaaaaagagcGGGAGATCAAAATGCCCCCGATGCAATAGCTCAAGGATGTTTTATTGTTATACATGCTTTGTTCCTGTTGAAACTGTCCCTACCAAAGAAATTCCAACTGTGAAG TTACCTTTGAAGATTGATATTATTAAACACCCAAATGAAACTGATGGCAAAAGCACTGCTGTGCACGCTAAGCTCCTGGCACCTGATGATGTTACCATTTATAAATATCCTTGCATCCCAGAATATGAGGAAAAGAGACATGAA aTAGCACTTATATTTCCTGGCCCCAATTCAGTTTCAGTAAAAGATATTGCTTTCCATCTCCAAAAGTACACTAAGAAAGGTGCCTGTGCTACTGACGATGACTGTTTCAGAGAGCCACTTCTTAAACAAGCAAAAATAGAacctgaagaaggaaaaaatccacATCAATGCATCTCAAGCAGCAGGAGTGAAGGCACTAGactgaagaaaataatatttattgaCAGTACCTGGAATCAAACTAACAAGATAATAACTGATGAACGACTTCAAG GATTACTGCAAATTGAGTTGAAGACAAGGAAAACTTGCTTTTGGCGTCATCAGAAGGGAAAGCCAGATACATACCTTTCCACAATAGAAGCAATTTATTATTTCCTTGTGGACTATCATCAGGAGATTTTGAAAGAGAGCTACAATGGACAATATGataatctgctttttttcttttcctttatgcATACATTGATTAAAGATGCCAAGTGTTGTGCAGGAAAAGAGTAA